Below is a window of Bordetella genomosp. 9 DNA.
CCCGACATCCTGTCGACCACCGGCATGGACCGCGACGCGGTGTTCGTCGCCACCTGCCTGGCCGCCGCGCTGGGATCGCTGGTCATGGGGCTGCTGGCCAACTGGCCCATCGGCATGGCCCCCGGCATGGGCCTGAACGCCTTCTTCGCCTTCACCGTGGTCAAGGCCATGGGCTACTCCTGGCAGCAGGCGCTGGGCGCGGTGTTCATCTCCGGCCTGATTTTCCTGCTCTTGACGGTCACCGGCGTGCGCGGCTGGCTGATCAAGGGCATCCCGCAATCCCTGCGCAGCGCCATCGCGGCGGGGATAGGCCTGTTCCTGGCGATCATCGCCCTGTCGAACGCCGGCATCGTGGTAGCCAACCCGGCCACCAAGGTCAGCCTGGGCGACCTGCGCACGCATGGACCGCTGTTCGCCGTGCTGGGCTTCTTCATCATCGCCGCGCTGGATGCGCTGCGCGTGCGCGGCGCCATCCTGATCGGCATCCTGGTCGTCACCGTGCTGTCGATGGTGCTGGGCTACAACAGCTTCCATGGCCTGTTCTCGTCGCCGCCGAGCCTGGCGCCGACTTTGATGCAGCTGGATGTCGCCGGCGCGCTGAACAGCGGCTTCTTCCATGTCATCCTGGTCTTCGTGCTGGTCGAAGTGTTCGACGCCACGGGGACGCTGATCGGCGTGGCCAAGCGGGCCGGGCTGATCCCGGAAGGCCGGCCCAACAACCTGGGCCGCGCGCTGTTCGCCGACAGCGCGGCCATCGTGGCGGGCTCGGCGCTGGGCACCAGCAGCACGACCGCGTACGTGGAAAGCGCGTCCGGCGTACAGGCGGGCGGCCGCACCGGCCTGACCGCCGTAGTCGTGGCGCTGCTCTTCCTTGCCGCCCTGTTCATCTCGCCGCTGGCCGGATCGGTGCCGGCCTACGCCACCGCGCCCGCCCTGCTCTACGTCGCCGGCCTGATGATGCGCGAACTGATCGAAGTCGACTGGAACGACGTGTCGGAAGCCACGCCCGCGGCCCTGACGGCGCTGGTAATGCCCTTCACCTACTCCGTGGCCAACGGCCTGGCCTTCGGTTTCATCAGCTATGTCGTGCTCAAGACGCTCACGGGCAAGGCGCGCGAGGTGCACGCGGCCACCTGGCTGGTGGCCGCCCTGTTCGTCATCCGGTTCGCGTTCTTCGCCGGCTGAAGCCATCGGCGCGCTAAAATAGCGGGTTTTACAGACCCGCTGTTTTCATGACCTACGCCGTCAAGGAAATTTTCAAGACCCTGCAGGGCGAAGGGGCGCAGGCGGGACGAGCCGCGGTTTTCTGCCGTTTCGCCGGCTGCAACCTGTGGTCCGGCCGCGAAAGCGACCGCGCCACGGCCGCCTGTACCTTCTGCGACACCGACTTCATCGGCACCGACGGCCCCGGCGGCGGCAAATTCGCCGACGCCGATAGGCTGGCCGATGCGCTGGCCGCGGAATGGGGTCCCGATACCGCCCTCCGCTACGTGGTGTTCACGGGCGGCGAACCGCTGCTGCAGCTCGACCGTGCCCTGATCGCCGCGGTGCACGTGCGCGGCTTCACGATCGCCATCGAGACCAACGGCACCATGGTGCCGCCGGAAGGCATCGACTGGGTCTGCGTCAGCCCCAAGGGCAAGGCGCCCGTGCTGCTGCGCGC
It encodes the following:
- a CDS encoding NCS2 family permease, with amino-acid sequence MLERLFRLTEHGTTTRGEVVAGLTTFLTMSYIIFVNPDILSTTGMDRDAVFVATCLAAALGSLVMGLLANWPIGMAPGMGLNAFFAFTVVKAMGYSWQQALGAVFISGLIFLLLTVTGVRGWLIKGIPQSLRSAIAAGIGLFLAIIALSNAGIVVANPATKVSLGDLRTHGPLFAVLGFFIIAALDALRVRGAILIGILVVTVLSMVLGYNSFHGLFSSPPSLAPTLMQLDVAGALNSGFFHVILVFVLVEVFDATGTLIGVAKRAGLIPEGRPNNLGRALFADSAAIVAGSALGTSSTTAYVESASGVQAGGRTGLTAVVVALLFLAALFISPLAGSVPAYATAPALLYVAGLMMRELIEVDWNDVSEATPAALTALVMPFTYSVANGLAFGFISYVVLKTLTGKAREVHAATWLVAALFVIRFAFFAG
- the queE gene encoding 7-carboxy-7-deazaguanine synthase, with the translated sequence MTYAVKEIFKTLQGEGAQAGRAAVFCRFAGCNLWSGRESDRATAACTFCDTDFIGTDGPGGGKFADADRLADALAAEWGPDTALRYVVFTGGEPLLQLDRALIAAVHVRGFTIAIETNGTMVPPEGIDWVCVSPKGKAPVLLRAGNELKLVYPQADARPESFAGLKFEHFFLQPMDGPERTAHTQAIVEYCKQHPQWRLSLQTHKYIGIP